The Ignavibacteriales bacterium genome has a window encoding:
- a CDS encoding NHL repeat-containing protein: MKNVLVIIAIGLLFAGCKKDDAPTQLQAAVPPWDIGQTADAVFGQTTFSAGGNDVVSQTTIPGPWGLAVSGSGALFVVDQRAHRVLRFDNAATKASGAPADGVLGQHNFTSRVWNDSAGGNTPSASGFQTPTSVALDPSGNLFVLDQANQRVLRFNNAAAKPNGASADGVLGQPDFVSNGFHTTQSGFFSPNGVAVDASGNLYVADGSNHRVLRFNNAAAKANGANADGVLGQPGFFTNSKDSTATKMSNPTSLAVDNAGNLYVGERGNSRVLIFLNAASKANGAPADIVLGKANFNSGSTPSSVTAAAIYFPYALAVDDAKNLYVADGALNRLLIFYNAPAKQNGASADAVIGKKDFTSSSVTGAAIDNIGQPYGVAVQSSTGKLFLTCYSNSRVLRFQARSSLVP, translated from the coding sequence ATGAAAAATGTACTGGTTATTATCGCAATAGGCCTTTTATTTGCCGGCTGTAAAAAAGACGATGCACCGACACAACTGCAAGCGGCAGTACCACCGTGGGATATCGGGCAGACCGCAGATGCAGTGTTCGGACAGACGACGTTTTCCGCAGGTGGCAACGATGTGGTCAGTCAAACAACTATCCCCGGTCCGTGGGGATTGGCGGTCAGTGGAAGCGGTGCGTTATTCGTCGTCGATCAGCGGGCGCATCGTGTCTTGCGATTCGACAACGCAGCAACTAAAGCCAGCGGGGCACCTGCCGACGGCGTTTTGGGCCAGCATAATTTTACGAGCCGCGTGTGGAATGACTCTGCGGGCGGAAACACTCCCTCCGCTAGCGGTTTTCAAACTCCTACGTCTGTTGCGCTCGATCCTTCTGGAAATCTGTTCGTGCTCGACCAGGCGAACCAGCGGGTACTCCGCTTCAACAACGCCGCTGCCAAACCGAACGGCGCATCCGCCGACGGCGTGCTGGGGCAGCCGGACTTCGTCTCCAATGGGTTTCATACCACACAAAGCGGATTCTTTTCGCCAAACGGTGTCGCCGTGGACGCATCGGGAAACCTGTACGTTGCGGACGGGTCAAACCACCGCGTGCTTCGCTTCAACAACGCCGCCGCTAAAGCAAACGGCGCAAATGCGGACGGTGTGCTAGGTCAGCCCGGTTTCTTCACAAACAGTAAAGACTCCACTGCAACTAAAATGTCCAACCCCACCTCACTTGCCGTGGATAACGCCGGCAACCTGTACGTGGGAGAGCGCGGTAACAGTCGCGTGCTGATCTTCCTGAATGCAGCGTCAAAAGCGAACGGCGCTCCAGCAGATATCGTGCTCGGCAAAGCGAATTTTAACAGCGGTTCAACGCCGAGCTCGGTAACCGCCGCTGCAATCTATTTTCCATATGCTCTTGCTGTGGATGATGCAAAGAATCTGTATGTCGCCGACGGTGCATTAAATCGTCTGCTGATTTTCTACAACGCACCTGCCAAACAGAACGGTGCCTCCGCAGACGCGGTGATCGGAAAAAAAGATTTTACCAGCTCCAGCGTTACCGGCGCAGCCATAGATAATATCGGGCAGCCGTACGGCGTTGCGGTGCAAAGCTCCACCGGAAAACTGTTCCTGACATGTTATTCCAATTCCAGGGTGCTGAGATTTCAGGCAAGGAGCAGTTTGGTACCATAA
- a CDS encoding AAA family ATPase, with protein sequence MKNRKKPVAEPVGPVPKPTKSTKSHDISARKSKKKILSVSVAGIPPDFQLTQEFSDTFDRIEHTGHHFYITGNAGTGKSTLLHYFKENTKKKTVVLAPTGIAAINIGGSTLHSFFRFPLHLITKADIKKIRDKGKLFAALETLVIDEVSMVRADMMDAVDQSLRLNRNRPHEPFGGVQVVLIGDLFQLPPIVDEDLAEYYSDFYETPFFFSAHVFNEVRLQKIELQKVFRQSDPDFIGLLNKVRNNTVQQSDLKKINERYNPSLEVGRHDLAITLTSTNALASGINLHKLSALPTREYVFDSIIDGDFDEKSYPTDKTLKLKKGAQVMMVKNDPNKRWVNGTLGVIHQLTDETIEVSFGGALHTIEPSTWEKLDYEYDRENGSIEPVVNGAFRQYPIKLAWAMTIHKSQGKTFDNVIIDLGRGAFAHGQAYVALSRCRSFAGLHLKMPFKYSDIILDERVRSFHSVVEFD encoded by the coding sequence ATGAAGAACCGCAAAAAACCTGTAGCAGAACCGGTCGGTCCTGTCCCCAAACCAACCAAGTCCACAAAATCTCACGACATATCGGCGCGAAAGAGCAAGAAAAAAATCTTATCAGTTTCAGTGGCGGGTATACCTCCTGATTTTCAATTAACGCAGGAATTCTCCGACACATTCGATCGCATTGAACACACCGGTCATCACTTCTATATCACGGGCAATGCCGGAACCGGTAAGTCGACACTTCTCCATTATTTCAAGGAGAATACAAAAAAGAAAACCGTTGTGCTTGCACCGACGGGCATCGCTGCTATCAATATCGGCGGCTCGACGCTTCATTCCTTCTTTCGTTTCCCGCTCCATCTCATTACTAAGGCGGATATTAAAAAGATCCGAGACAAAGGAAAACTGTTTGCTGCTCTTGAAACCCTCGTCATCGATGAGGTCTCGATGGTTCGGGCAGATATGATGGATGCCGTCGATCAGTCGCTCCGGCTCAATCGCAATCGGCCGCATGAACCGTTCGGAGGTGTTCAAGTGGTCCTCATTGGCGATTTATTCCAGCTGCCACCGATCGTGGATGAAGACCTTGCCGAATATTATAGCGATTTTTATGAAACGCCTTTCTTCTTTAGTGCACACGTGTTCAACGAAGTCCGTCTCCAAAAAATTGAACTGCAGAAAGTGTTCCGTCAGAGCGATCCTGATTTTATCGGGCTGCTCAATAAAGTACGCAATAACACCGTTCAACAATCTGATCTCAAGAAGATCAATGAACGATACAATCCTTCGCTGGAAGTTGGCCGGCACGATCTCGCTATTACTCTCACCAGCACGAATGCTCTTGCTTCGGGAATCAACCTTCACAAACTCTCTGCGCTCCCGACACGTGAATATGTTTTTGATTCTATCATCGACGGTGATTTTGATGAGAAGTCCTATCCGACCGACAAGACGCTTAAATTGAAGAAAGGCGCCCAGGTGATGATGGTGAAGAATGATCCGAACAAACGTTGGGTGAACGGAACACTAGGTGTCATTCATCAACTTACGGATGAGACCATTGAAGTTTCTTTTGGCGGAGCTTTACACACTATCGAGCCGTCTACTTGGGAAAAATTGGACTATGAGTACGATCGGGAGAACGGAAGCATTGAACCTGTCGTGAATGGTGCTTTCCGGCAATATCCCATAAAACTTGCCTGGGCAATGACAATCCACAAGAGTCAGGGAAAGACCTTCGACAACGTTATAATCGATTTAGGACGAGGGGCATTTGCACATGGGCAGGCATACGTCGCCCTCAGCCGATGCAGGTCGTTTGCAGGACTTCATCTCAAGATGCCATTTAAATATTCGGATATCATTCTTGATGAGAGAGTGCGAAGTTTTCACTCGGTAGTGGAATTCGACTAA